In the Streptomyces formicae genome, one interval contains:
- a CDS encoding lactonase family protein, with translation MSSGTRAAGDAGSAWGRRRFIGTLAALAATGTTSTAAACTAAAVPDREPGAPAASPRHRPRRARQLFLGTYTSQAGGGKGIGLATYDDATGRITGTGTLTGVPDPSYLVPHPSGRTLYAVDEQEKGAVTAVALAADGEGPHKVLNTRATGGAGPCHLSVHPGGRWLLSANYGSGSVSVHPVEPSGALGERTDLVTHSTPEPGPGQNGPHAHQIITAPDGRHVLAVDLGNDTVYTYRLDLKAGRLSEVSHARLRPGAGPRHLTFHPEGRFAYLADELDNTVVVCAYDPATGRLTPGDPQPTGTGGGTSYPAQILVTREGRFAFLANRGHNSITRYAVEDGGARLRLLDTVDVGGDFPRQLAFSPSGRLLFAANQKSSSVSVFQVDGDTGELRSAGEPFPSPIAVCALPL, from the coding sequence ATGAGCAGCGGAACAAGGGCGGCCGGGGACGCGGGGAGCGCTTGGGGGCGCCGGCGGTTCATCGGGACGCTCGCGGCGCTGGCCGCGACCGGCACGACGTCCACGGCGGCAGCCTGCACGGCGGCAGCGGTACCGGACCGGGAGCCCGGCGCCCCGGCTGCCTCACCGCGGCACCGTCCGCGCCGCGCACGGCAGTTGTTCCTCGGGACGTACACCTCGCAGGCGGGCGGCGGAAAGGGGATCGGCCTGGCGACGTACGACGACGCGACAGGGCGGATCACCGGCACGGGCACGCTGACCGGCGTGCCCGATCCCTCCTATCTGGTCCCGCACCCCTCCGGTCGGACGCTGTACGCGGTCGACGAGCAGGAGAAGGGCGCCGTGACAGCCGTGGCGCTCGCGGCCGACGGGGAGGGACCGCACAAGGTCCTCAACACCCGCGCGACCGGCGGCGCGGGCCCCTGCCACCTCTCCGTGCACCCCGGCGGCCGCTGGCTGCTCAGCGCCAACTACGGCTCCGGCAGCGTGAGCGTCCACCCCGTGGAGCCGTCGGGCGCGCTCGGCGAACGCACCGATCTGGTCACGCACTCCACCCCGGAGCCGGGCCCCGGCCAGAACGGTCCGCACGCCCACCAGATCATCACGGCGCCGGACGGCCGCCACGTCCTGGCCGTCGACCTCGGCAACGACACCGTCTACACCTACCGTCTCGACCTCAAGGCGGGCAGGCTCAGCGAGGTGTCGCACGCGCGCCTGAGGCCCGGCGCGGGACCGCGCCACCTCACCTTCCACCCCGAGGGACGCTTCGCGTACCTGGCCGACGAGTTGGACAACACGGTCGTCGTCTGCGCGTACGACCCGGCCACCGGACGCCTCACACCGGGCGATCCCCAGCCGACGGGCACCGGCGGGGGCACCTCCTATCCGGCGCAGATCCTGGTGACGCGCGAGGGCCGGTTCGCCTTCCTCGCCAATCGCGGGCACAACAGCATCACGCGGTACGCCGTCGAGGACGGCGGCGCCCGGCTGCGACTCCTGGACACCGTGGACGTCGGCGGCGACTTTCCCCGCCAGCTCGCGTTCTCCCCGTCCGGGCGCCTGCTGTTCGCGGCGAACCAGAAGTCGAGTTCGGTGAGCGTGTTCCAGGTCGACGGGGACACCGGGGAACTCCGCAGCGCGGGTGAACCGTTCCCGTCACCGATCGCGGTGTGCGCGCTGCCGCTCTAG
- a CDS encoding TNT domain-containing protein, translating to MIRIRTVLAALGVATAMAAAPAASATASAAPAPPTTSAAAHEPCTGALYGDARLGPAWLPKKWQRPVGPLLKNWKRTGKLSPKSFLKKYWEGPADTGTWKYPPNDGFGTVNGHVDKHPERLDEGERLDRFGSEFGSFLAPAGDSYAERALPPQNLNTRDAAFACDYRVYEVTKPFDVWQGSIAPWFEQPGGGQQIKLDPVFLDPGTGQRLNVKWLIDHDYLTPVTA from the coding sequence GTGATCCGGATCCGGACCGTCCTGGCCGCGCTCGGCGTCGCGACCGCCATGGCGGCCGCCCCCGCCGCGAGTGCCACGGCATCCGCCGCGCCCGCGCCCCCGACGACGAGCGCGGCGGCGCACGAGCCGTGCACCGGCGCGTTATACGGAGACGCCAGGCTCGGCCCGGCCTGGCTGCCCAAGAAGTGGCAGCGCCCCGTCGGCCCGCTCCTGAAGAACTGGAAGCGGACCGGAAAGCTGTCGCCGAAGTCCTTCCTCAAGAAGTACTGGGAGGGCCCCGCGGACACCGGCACCTGGAAGTACCCGCCCAACGACGGCTTCGGCACGGTCAACGGGCACGTCGACAAGCACCCCGAGCGCCTGGACGAGGGCGAACGGCTCGACCGGTTCGGCTCGGAGTTCGGCTCGTTCCTCGCGCCCGCGGGTGACTCCTACGCGGAGCGCGCGCTGCCCCCGCAGAACCTCAACACCCGGGACGCCGCGTTCGCCTGCGACTACCGCGTCTACGAGGTCACCAAGCCCTTCGACGTCTGGCAGGGCAGCATCGCCCCCTGGTTCGAGCAGCCCGGCGGCGGACAGCAGATCAAGCTCGACCCGGTCTTCCTCGACCCGGGCACGGGCCAGCGCCTCAACGTGAAGTGGCTCATCGACCACGACTACCTCACGCCGGTCACGGCATAG